A genomic stretch from Erysipelothrix sp. HDW6C includes:
- a CDS encoding HAD family hydrolase: MKKTILFDLDGTLLPLDNKEFETSYITSITSFVKDILEPRKMAESLWQASAVMVQSNDDTKTNEEVFYGEFDKLVGKETSDKLLAVLDDYYSTGFDVVKDITFIDDNVVEAVRYLKEKGHKVILATNPMFPKMATDKRILWAGFTPEDFDYVTRFEVDHFCKPNPSYYQEIMRINNLDPKECVMIGNDVQEDMMAKSLGMDAWLIDDNLIHRGGEMTFDWRGSRQDLLAHIKEVF; the protein is encoded by the coding sequence ATGAAAAAAACTATTTTATTTGATTTAGACGGCACACTATTACCGTTGGATAACAAGGAATTTGAAACGAGTTATATTACGTCAATTACATCTTTTGTAAAAGACATTTTAGAACCACGTAAAATGGCAGAAAGTCTATGGCAAGCCTCGGCGGTTATGGTTCAAAGTAATGATGATACAAAAACAAATGAAGAAGTGTTCTATGGCGAGTTTGATAAACTTGTTGGAAAAGAAACATCAGATAAACTGTTAGCAGTCTTGGATGATTATTACAGTACGGGCTTTGATGTTGTTAAAGATATTACATTTATTGATGATAATGTTGTTGAAGCCGTTCGTTATTTGAAAGAAAAGGGACACAAAGTTATTCTTGCAACAAACCCAATGTTCCCTAAAATGGCTACTGATAAACGTATTCTATGGGCTGGCTTTACACCTGAAGATTTTGACTATGTGACGCGTTTTGAAGTTGATCACTTTTGCAAGCCCAATCCAAGCTACTATCAAGAAATCATGCGCATCAACAATCTTGATCCAAAAGAATGTGTCATGATTGGAAATGATGTTCAAGAAGATATGATGGCAAAATCTTTAGGTATGGATGCGTGGTTGATTGATGATAATTTAATTCACCGTGGAGGAGAAATGACATTTGACTGGCGCGGAAGTCGACAAGACTTGCTGGCTCATATCAAGGAGGTCTTCTAA
- the ald gene encoding alanine dehydrogenase produces MIIGCVKEVKNAENRVGLMPSHVFEYVNAGHSVFVERDLGIGSGFNNQEYRDAGATVLDDAKAVWDLAEMMIKVKEPMASEYDLMKPDSIIFTYFHLADNKPLASVLLEKRISAVAYETVTDANGRLPLLRPMSEVAGRLSIQEGEKYLEGHYGGKGILLSGVPGVRGGHVVIIGAGVVGTSAVKTALGTGATVSVLDRDLNRLAYLEDVFNGQISTIYSDETNLRAELMRADIVVGSVLIPGDKAPKIVRREHLALMGKGTVLIDVAIDQGGCFETSRPTSHVDPIFIEEGIVHYCVTNMPGAVPKTSTYALGNATLPYGLKIANLGLHDAIMSDVHLKDGLNTFGAQVTNRAVAKALNLEFVDYEKCVKYVKS; encoded by the coding sequence ATGATAATTGGATGCGTAAAAGAAGTTAAGAACGCTGAGAATCGTGTTGGCTTGATGCCTTCACACGTCTTTGAATATGTAAATGCGGGTCACAGTGTTTTTGTTGAACGTGACTTAGGAATCGGAAGTGGATTCAATAATCAAGAATATCGCGATGCTGGAGCGACAGTGTTGGATGATGCGAAAGCGGTGTGGGATTTGGCCGAAATGATGATAAAGGTCAAGGAACCAATGGCATCTGAATACGATTTGATGAAACCGGATTCGATTATTTTCACCTATTTCCATCTTGCAGATAACAAACCATTGGCATCAGTCTTGTTAGAAAAACGCATCAGTGCAGTTGCCTATGAAACCGTAACAGATGCAAACGGACGCTTGCCCTTGCTACGTCCCATGTCTGAAGTTGCCGGACGCTTATCAATTCAAGAAGGCGAGAAATACCTTGAAGGCCACTATGGTGGAAAAGGAATTCTGCTATCAGGAGTCCCCGGGGTTCGTGGCGGTCATGTTGTCATCATCGGAGCAGGTGTTGTTGGGACAAGTGCTGTTAAAACTGCACTTGGAACAGGAGCGACTGTAAGCGTCTTGGATCGTGATCTCAATAGACTTGCTTATCTTGAAGATGTATTCAATGGACAAATTTCAACAATCTATAGTGATGAAACAAATCTTAGAGCGGAACTAATGCGCGCAGATATTGTTGTTGGGAGTGTTTTGATTCCCGGAGATAAAGCACCCAAGATTGTTCGCCGTGAGCATCTTGCCCTCATGGGTAAAGGTACTGTTTTAATCGATGTTGCCATTGATCAGGGAGGATGCTTCGAAACAAGTCGTCCGACATCACATGTTGATCCGATTTTTATCGAAGAAGGAATTGTGCATTACTGCGTTACGAACATGCCAGGGGCTGTTCCAAAAACATCAACATACGCATTAGGTAATGCAACGTTACCGTATGGCTTAAAAATTGCCAACCTTGGTTTGCATGATGCCATTATGTCAGATGTCCACTTAAAAGACGGTTTAAATACCTTCGGAGCACAAGTCACAAATAGAGCAGTTGCCAAAGCGCTGAATCTTGAATTTGTTGATTATGAAAAGTGCGTTAAATACGTGAAGTCTTAA